The DNA window CCACTATCCCAGGTACACCCCAACTCTCCCAGCTACTCTACCAGCTAACTCACCCAGCTACACCCCATCATCCGCTCACCCAGCTACACCGCCACACTCGCCCAGCTACTCTCTCCAGCTACACCCCCACTCTCCCAGCTAACCCCCACTCATCCCAGCTACACCCCCACCCTCCCAGCTACACCCCTACTCTCCCAGCTACACCCCACTCTCCCAGCTAACACCCCACTCTCCAGCTACACCCCATCTCCCAGCTACACCCCACACTCCCAGCTACACCCCCACTCACCCAGCTACACCACACTCCCAGCTACACCCCCACACTCCCAGCTACACCCCCACTCTCCCAGCTACACCCGCACACTCCCAGCTACCCCCACTCTCCCAGCTACACCCCACACTCCCAGTACACCCCCACACTCCCAGCTACACCCCCACTCTCCCAGCTACACCCCACTCTCCCAGCTACACCCCCACTCTTTCGCCACGCCTACACCCCACACTCTCCCAGCTACACCCACACTCCCAGCTACACCCCACTCTCCCAGCTACACATCCCACACTCCCAGCTACCCCCCACACTCCCCAGCTACACCCCCACTCTCCAGCTACACCCCCACTCTCCCAGCTACACCCCCACACTCCCAGCTACACCCCCACTCCCAGCTACACCCCCACTCTCCCAGCTACACCCCCACTCTCCAGCTACACACCACAACTCCAGCTACACCCCCACTATCCGCAGCTACACCCCCACTCTCCCAGCTACACCCCCACTCTCCCAGCTGCACTTTTATTTATGACCGGTATACACGCAAACCATTCTGTTGATGgaatacgcccacaccattctgttgatggaatacgcccacaccattctgttgatGGAATACGCCCAGTTGGACTGTTTTTCGTGCCCAAAGTCGACCGTTAatgctaatttcatgcaattctacacattttgacgtTGCTTATGACGTGTTCCTATGCTATCTGGGGACCCCCCGATactccagggggcccccaaccATTTTGAAGAAATTATTGGGGGGGACGAATTGACCTGTTCTAACATGTCCCCCCATTCCCGTGGTAATTTAGCCTATGGGTCAACTTACTGTACACATTGAAACTGCTCAGACATATGTGGCTCCATGGACCAGTATAAGAGGGTTTGATATATTATTGAAGAGTGCAATATAACTACTGTCTCAGATGTGAACTTGGAGAAATTCAAAGAAGGACTTCAAAAGATACAGAGAAGTACTGTCTctccagaggggttgggttagaCACTGGGTCCCAAGGTGAATCCTGACTTCCACTTAGTCTAACACTGACATCAATGCGTGACTACATGAACATTGAACATTTGCGTTTGCCCTTTAGTGATTGGATCAGCTGTCCCTTGACAATCAAAATACTCAGACAAGAATGTCCCtgtttagcctggtcccatactGAAGGCTATGGGTTGTAGCCAACTCTTCTATCATCGTCGAAGCATACACAAAGGCATCTTTGGTAAGGCAATTGGAACACAGAGAGGAGTTGGCTAATAGCACACACAGGACCACCAGGTTATAGTGCCTGTCCATCCAGTGAGGCACCAGGCTTGTAGCACCACAACTCAGACAGAGACCAGAACAGACTGAGCCTGTTAAAACAGACCGTGAGCCAGCTAAAACACTGCCTGAGGGTGACGTGTTTTAATTTCCTCCTGGTGTCTGAGGGAGGGAGCTGGCGATGATTTCTTACCTGTCTCTGCATATTGCTCAGCATTAGCCATGCCAACAGTACTAGCTGGACCTGCAGTTATCACACTTAAGACTCAAGACTCATCTTGAGTTTATAAAGTCAGAGCCATTGAAAGTGATCTTTAGGGGCATCAATTTATTGTAATTCAAGGCACTGTCCTCAGGGACAagatctctgtttctgtctgagtTTTATACAGAAAACATCAAGGGATGATATCCCAGACTCAGATTAAACCTCCAACTGAAATAAAAAGTATATGGAAAATCTTAATTGAAAGTGCCCAGGAATAAGCTTCATCAGCTTCATATTCTCGATAACATATATTTAATTTTTGCTTTGGCAATCAGAAACATTGTCCCTCCATTTTCTGTTTTGACTAAATTATTTCCTCCTTTTTAGACTAATCCTGGTATCTCCTTAGAGTTATTACAGAAGATACTGTATCTCTTGTCTTTCTGTTTTATCATAATAGTCTGGTCTACCGTCGTCTGGTCTGATATGGTTGATTAATGGGCCTGTTGCCGATGTTCATTATTGAATTGAGTTTGAATAAACTAAGAGATTAATATTGAATGATAAAATGgggactcgctctctctctttccctctttctctttccctctctgtcttttcctttcTTTGAACACAGAGTAACgtacaacagacagacagtgtatgcCACACTGTTGTGATTTGTTTACCTTTCTCAGGGTGCactagcacacacacgcacacacaagcacacagcacccacatcacacaccacacacacacacacacacacacacacacacacacacacacacacacacacacacacacacaaatcagatcacaaccacacacacacacgaacatacacacaaaccatTATCACCTGCCTGCCTAGTGAGCCCATGACCTTTGGTTGCCGTGGTTTCCTTCCTGGGGTTGCCTTGACTCTTTttctatcagtggaggctcctcggaggaggaaggggaggaccatccttctcagtgaatttcagatacaactatactaaatatattcacgtcacgaAATCCCTTATTAAAACAGACTGTTTTgctatgaaggtctacagtagcctctgcagcactctgtagggtagcacaagGGTGTAGCCGAAGGACAgatagcttctgtcctcctctgggtacattctcactcccttccatagacttacacagtaattatgacaacttccggaggacttcCTCCaacctcttgcagcatgaactgacatgttgtccatctgATCAAAttatcagataattaatctagtactgaaagcataagctacagctacaTAGctctgcagtgcataaaatgaggtgagtagttgactcaaaaagagagaaagacaatagttgaacagttttgaacaaatgtatttcttccTAAATGAAGGTGAagcaaacacaacccaaacaagccgcactgcttctttgacacaatgcccacttaacccggtagccagccgcaccaatgtgttggaggaaacaccgtacacctggcgaccatgtcagcatgcactgcgctgAAGCAatagattgagggagagagaaagtgagagagagagagagagagagagaaagctataTTTCATAGTATATCTTTTTTTACTttaactttcacttagctagtgtcaaatgcagctagctagtttagcctacacaaacacccagctcaaacagagagagatgctatgttagctagctggctgcatTTAAGgtaaggtaagcttttggtttaatGAATTTTTGCAACCGGAGCCACAGGTGTAACTGCTAAACCGATTGCTGCGGActactgtcacatctgctcctgctacgccctctggtgttcatccggtgtcttcttgacctgcagttactccccctgtacactctctctctctccctctccctctctgtgtgattgtgtggttggagacaggtgtgctggagtcagagcagatccctaccagctggaACTCGTTCCATAAtaaagacctctacaaatactcagttctGCCACTTCCCctctgccagattgtaatctctgctcagtcagttcatgattctagccatttatgattatttaagatcctgttactctgcctgacaccgtttatcctctcattgcagtttaccgctctgtctctggctcctgtctcctgttccacatctcaccacccgaCTATATTGCTCTGGATTTTattcaccaccactaccttggattcacctcaggacctgtttaccctgttctactcagctaactccaacctcagtctccacatctggtttttctGCAACTCGTCCGAGCTTCTGCACACCATATCTCCCTgtgtaacaataaatattttggttcattcatccctgtttcctcatctgagtctgctcttgagTTCCCCTGTGTCGCTCCACTTAACTACACTGTATTGCATGATTGTACCGGGTTTACTAACCCCAGTTAATTCTAGTAgctttgttgactatgacgtgacaacgatggaggctgtgtgtagcggttagcaggtttggcttggaaactttttttttctcctggtcacatagctgatgtgttgtgcactgaagtccacaagcaaagggaaaagg is part of the Salvelinus sp. IW2-2015 unplaced genomic scaffold, ASM291031v2 Un_scaffold1567, whole genome shotgun sequence genome and encodes:
- the LOC112071278 gene encoding DNA-directed RNA polymerase II subunit RPB1-like, which translates into the protein MVSGNTPQLLQPLPTNHLLRAVARPSPNSPSYTTTLPATPLLSQLLSQLHPHSPSYTPSYTPTLPATPPLSQLHPISQLHPTLPATPPLTQLHHTPSYTPTLPATPPLSQLHPHTPSYPHSPSYTPHSQYTPTLPATPPLSQLHPTLPATPPLFRHAYTPHSPSYTHTPSYTPLSQLHIPHSQLPPTLPSYTPTLQLHPHSPSYTPTLPATPPLPATPPLSQLHPHSPATHHNSSYTPTIRSYTPTLPATPPLSQLHFYL